A window of the Budorcas taxicolor isolate Tak-1 chromosome 8, Takin1.1, whole genome shotgun sequence genome harbors these coding sequences:
- the CD72 gene encoding LOW QUALITY PROTEIN: B-cell differentiation antigen CD72 (The sequence of the model RefSeq protein was modified relative to this genomic sequence to represent the inferred CDS: inserted 1 base in 1 codon) has product MAEAITYADLRFVKAPLKKSNSSRLGHDPEADEDGELTYENVPPGTGGPSSLASSGLRDKAGAQSEQPTAAWSPVTSPAAGRILWCHAACMRYLVLGLLLICLLCGVAATCLGVRYLQVSRQLQQMNRVLEATNSSLRQQLSQKITQLGQREEDLQGSRMKLAQSQETLQVEQKAGQATRQQLQVCQSDGEKTKEALRNKETERMNLEQRLNSMRERLPSFFRCSSPDSCCPLGWIQNERSCFYISVTKRTWTESQSHCKSLSSDLAKTSSSSHPFQISQSYIRNLWKVVPQGGSAEYWVGPRNPPWQPDHTKYTWYSPKCPKLEINRKDLDLTTGACHXSFSFHL; this is encoded by the exons ATGGCTGAGGCCATCACCTATGCGGACCTGCGGTTTGTGAAGGCTCCCCTGAAGAAGAGCAACTCCAGCCGGCTAGGACACG acCCAGAGGCTGATGAAGATGGCGAACTCACCTATGAGAATGTGCCCCCAGGCACAGGAGGACCCTCGAGCTTGGCTTCCTCTGGATTACGGGATAAAGCAG GGGCCCAGTCGGAGCAGCCAACTGCTGCCTGGAGCCCCGTGACGTCACCAGCTGCCGGGCGGATTCTCTGGT GCCATGCAGCCTGCATGCGGTACCTGGTTCTGGGCCTGCTCCTCATCTGCCTGCTGTGCGGGGTGGCTGCCACCTGCCTGGGAGTGCGCT ATTTGCAAGTGTCTCGGCAGCTCCAGCAAATGAACAGGGTTCTGGAAGCCACCAACAGCAGCCTGAGGCAGCAGCTGAGCCAGAAGATAACCCAGctggggcagagggaagaggaTTTGCAGGGATCCAGGATGAAGCTGGCCCAGAGTCAGGAAACACTACAGGTGGAACAGAAGGCTGGCCAGGCTACCAGACAGCAGTTGCAGGTTTGCCAGTCTGACGGAGAGAAGACGAAAGAGGCCTTGAGAAATAAGGAGACAGAGAGGATGAACTTGGAGCAGAGGCTGAACAGTATGCGGGAAAGACTACCGTCTTTCTTCAGGTGCTCCTCCCCAG ATTCCTGCTGTCCCCTGGGATGGATACAGAATGAGAGGAGTTGCTTTTACATCTCAGTTACTAAGAGAACTTGGACGGAAAGCCAAAGCCACTGTAAATCTCTGTCTTCTGATTTGGCCAAAACCAGCAGCAGTTCTCATCCAT TTCAAATTTCTCAGAGTTATATCAGAAACTTATGGAAGGTGGTGCCACAAGGTGGTTCAGCTGAATACTGGGTTGGCCCCAGAAATCCGCCCTGGCAGCCTGATCATACAAAATACACTTG